Genomic window (Bosea vaviloviae):
GTCCGATCCAGCGTATTGTGCGTGCGCTCAATGACGCTCGGAACGCCGATCTCCCTTGCTGTGAACACGTCGATGCGGGTGATGGCGGTCTCGTTGACGTCCGGCCAGGCGAAATCCGCATCGCGCCCTTCGCGCTCGCCGATCTGAACCACCTGCTCGTCCGGTACGAGCGGCGCGGGCGCGTCCGGCCAGCCGGTCAACAGTGCCTCGCCGCGTCCGGTCGCCAGTGCCAGGTCCATGCCGGCGACCGCGCCGAGCATGGCGGCGGAATCGTAATTGCCCGGATGGCGAAAATCGCTGTGGCCATCGACGTGGACCAGCGAGAGTGGCCCAAGCCGCCGGCCGCCGGCAAGCGCGCCGAGCAGGATCGAGCAGTCCCCGCCGACCACGACGGGGAACTCGCCGGCGCCGACCGCCGCCGAGACCGCGTCGGCGAGCATGAGATTGAACGCCCTTATGCTTTGGCCGTTACGAAGCCGGGTGCCGGGTTGTGCCTCGGGTTCATATGCCGGCCGCGGCAGTCTGACCTTCCGCAACGGCGCGAGCGCCTCATCGAGGCCGACGCGCGCCAAGGCTTCGGGCGCATGCCATGTGCCGGGTACATGACCCGGACGTAACGGCCGCAGGCCCAGATTGGATGGTGCGTCAATAAGGACGATCGGTCGCCGCATATTGCTTCCCTCAGAGCATGTTAAACTCAGCAACGGCGGCACGATTTTTTATAAGCCGCTAACGCCAGAGGCCGACCTCGGCGCGCGACTGCCTCCGAAAACGCCGATCCATCTCTATCACGGCAGCGAGGATGACATTGCGCCGTTTGCGCATGTCGATCTTTATGAGGGAGCGATACCCGGCGCGATCGTGCATCGGCCCAACGGGCGCTATCACCAGCTCAACGGCGACTTGGCCGAGGTTGCCGCTGGTGTCCGCGCTTTGACATGAGGCGCGCCTGCCAGCCGAAGCCTGCGCGCCGCCGGAGGCCCAGTTCTTCGGCCTTGGCCTGACACCCTTCGCTGCGAGTAACGAGGCAGACGCTGTTGCTCTCATGGCACTGGCCGCAGATGACTACTGGCTCGTCCGATGAGCGGTGATGATCCACGCACGCGAACCAAAAAGCACACCGTCGGCAGCCAAGTGTGCATTCAGTAAAGCGCGCAACCGCTGCAGCGCCTTATTAGCAGCCGCCGCGTCGACGCCAGCACGTGCTTCCTTCGCAAATCCGAGGCCAGTCACAGCATCACACGCCGCATCGACGTCTGGACCATAGAAAACCGGTTCGTGCACCTCGGCAAAGCCGATCGAAGCAAAGCCTGCCGTGGTTAGAATACCCGTAGCGACTGCAGGATCGCTGAGTGAGAACGCGGCACCCGCTGATGCGATGGTTCCGGGAGCTAGCGCCCGCTGAATAGTGGTGGCCCATTCGTTGTGCTCCCGGCTCTGCCACACCATCAACACGAGACGGGCTCCAGGCCGCATCGTCCGGCCAATGTTGGCAAACGCAGCAGCCGGATCGCCAAAGAACATCACCCCAAATCGACTGATGCACAGGTCGAAATGGGCTGCCGGAAACGCTTGGACCTGGGCATCACCCTGTTCAAACCCGACGTTCCGCAACCCCTCCTCTGCGCTACGCCGGCGAGCAACGTCGAGCATCTCTGCTGACACGTCGACGCCGACCACGCTTCCCTCCACCGCGACGCGGGCAGCCTCACGAGTGGTTTGCCCCGCACCACAGCCGATATCGAGTACGCGGTCCCGTATTCCAGCATTGACGGCAGCACGAAAGTGTTCGTTGTGCCGCCGTAACTCCGCGTCGTAGAAGTCGGCGCGATCCAACGCCATCACGTGCACCCATCTTGGCCAACGGATAGTCAACATAGCTGAAGGTCAAATAGAGCGGCAATCTGGAACTTGCGGCGGCGCGTGAAGGCGGGCGCAAAGTCGTCATCCGCGGTGTCGATGATAGAGGAGGATCGCCTTTCCACCCAAATCGGCTCTTTAAATAGCAGTTGTGAAGGACCGCGGGCTGCTCGATCGCACCAGTGGATTGCTTGACGGTGGCGTCGTCCTGTCGCTGCTCGTCTTCGCGCTCGCGACGATGGCGGGTGTCTCGGCGCAGCTCCGGGCCGACCCCGAACTGGCGCTGCTCTGCCTTGGCCTGGCCTTCGCTGCCAATCTCGGCATGCAGCTCGCAGGCGCGCTTCTCCTGACGGGTTCGCTCCGTCAGCGATTGACCGTGGGGCTCACGCTTGGCAACCGCAATGTCGGCCTGGTCTGGTCGGCGCTGGGCACTGGTGCCACCCCGTCGATCTCGCTGTTCTTTGCCGCAACCCAATTCCCGATCTATCTGCTGCCGTTGCTGATCGAATGGATCGTCCGTATCCGCAGCGCTAAAGCATTTTCGAGCGAAGTGGGCACCGGTTCCCCCGCGACAAACGCGAAGCGTTTGCGCGGAGAAAACGCGTTAAGCCAAAGCGCTGGAGCTGTTGAACGGTCCAATTGGATCGGAAGCCGCTCCAGCCCCGCCAAGGAGACACAGCATGCCGACAGAACCCCGTGAGCTGACCGCCGAGATCGCCGAACGCTTCGCCCGGATCGCGCTTGGCCATGTCGGGCGCGAATATCCCAACAAGCCCGACCATGTCCTCGCTGGGCCGCAGGATGCGCGCACGCCGCGCGAACTCCACCCCGTCTTCTACGGCAGCTTTGACTGGCACTCCTGCGTCCACAGCTACTGGCTGCTCGCCCGGGTGCTGCGGCGCTTTCCGGACACAGCCGCGGCCACCGAGATCACAGCGCTGTTCGAGGCGCAGTTCACCGCGGAGAAGATCGCCGCCGAATGCGACTACCTCGCCCAGCCGACGGCGCGCGGTTTCAAGCGCCCCTATGGCTGGGCCTGGCTGCTGAAGCTCGCGGCTGAACTCTCCGCCTTGCCGAACCGGGACTGGTCCGTCAGGCTCGCGCCGCTCGCCGAGGCTTTCGCCCAACGCTTCCGCGACTTCCTGCCGCTCGCGACCTATCCGGTCCGGGTCGGCACGCATTTCAACACCGCCTTCGGCCTGAGGATGGCGGCCGATTATGCGCAGGCGACGCAGGATGCCGCGTTCTCCGCGCTGCTGCGCGAGACCGGCCTGCGCTGGTATGGCGAGGACGCCGACTGCCCGGCCTGGGGCGAGCCGAGCGGCGACGATTTCCAGTCCTCGGCGCTGATCGAGGCCGAATGCATGCGCCGCCTGCTGGCGCCGGAAGCGTTCCTGCCCTGGCTCGCGCGTTTCCTGCCGCGCATCGAGAACCACCAGCCCCGGACCTTGTTCGAGCCTGCCTCCGTCAGCGACCGCAGCGACGGCAAGATCGCCCATCTCGACGGTCTCAATCTCAGTCGGGCCTGGTGCTGGCGCTCGCTGGCGGCCAGCTTACCTGCCGACGACCCGCGCCGCCCGATGGCATTGGAGGCGGCGCAGCGCCATCTTGCGGCCGGGCTGCCGCATATCGCCGGCGACTATATGGGCGAGCATTGGCTCGCGACCTTTGCCCTGCTCGCGCTCGAGGCTGGCGAAGCACCCGCCGGGTGATGCGCTCGCGGGCAAGCTACGGCATCAATTGGCCGCCATTGACCTCCAGCACCTGGCCGGTGACGTAGCCGCTGAGTTCCCCCGAGGCCAGAAAGAGAAAGGCCCCGACGCAGTCATCCGAGGTGCCGACGCGGCCCATCGGCACCGTTCGGCGCATCGCCTCGATCTGCTCGGCATTCGAATAGCGTTCGTGGAAGGGCGTATCGATCACGCCCGGAGCCACGGCGTTGACGCGGATCCTCGACGGCACGAGCTCGCGGGCCATGCCCTTGGTGAAGGCGCTGACGAAGCCCTTTGAGGCGCCGTAGAGAATGGCGCCACCCCCGCCGCCATTGCGGGCGGCGATCGAGGTCACGTTGATGATCGAGCTGCCGCCATCGCTCGGCATCAATGGCGCGACCTCGCGGGTCATGGAGAACACCGACCAGCAGTTGAGGCGCATCACCTTGTCGTAATGCTCATCGTCCATTTCGGTCGTCACGACCCGGCCGAGCATGCCGCCGGCATTGTTGATGAGAACGTCGATGCGGCCGAAATGCGCCATCGTCCGGGCGGCCAGCGCCTTGACGTCCTCCTGCTTCGTCACATCGCCAGGCACGGCCAGGCCGTCACCGCCCTCGCGCTTGATCTCGTCGAGCACCGCCATCGCCGCGTCGCGGCTGGCATTGTAGTGCACGACGACCTTGGCGCCGTGCCGGGCAAAGCCCTTGGCGACCGCTGCGCCAATGCCCGTGCTCGCGCCCGTGACGAGAACGACCTTGCCTTTCAGGTCGGAGATCATGCTGTGCTCCTCGATCGGTGGAAATGGCGGGTATCGCGGACCGCGAGCGTCACGAGGTCAGCGCGCCCGCGGTCATGCCCTGCACCATGAAACGCTGCAGGAAGATGAAGGCGATGACGAGCGGCAGGCTCGCCAGGACCGAGAACGCCATCATCGTGTTCCACTCCGTGACGAACTCCGCCATCAGGCTGTAGATCGCCATGGTCAGCACCCGGTTTTCCCAGGATTCGATCAGCACGACCGCGAAGAGGAACTCGTTCCAGGCGAGCAGGAAGGTGTAGAGGCCAGCCCCGATGAAGGCCGGGTAGGACATCGGGATCAGCGTGCGAAAGATCGCCCCCAGCCGCGAGCAGCCATCGACCATGGCCGCCTCCTCGATGTCGCGGGGAATGTTGAGGAAGTAGCTGCGCAACATCAGGATGCAGAAGGGCAGCGTGAAGGTGAGATAGACAATCACCAGCGAGGTGCGCGTGTCGTACAGCCCCAGCGTGATGAAGATCCGGAAATAGGGGATGCAGAGCAGCACGAGCGGAAACATCTGCGTCGTGATCAGGAACATCAGCACGGCGCGCTGGCCGATGAACTTGAAGCGGGCGAGCGCATAGGCCGCCATGGCGCCGAGCACGAGCGACAGCCCCGTCACCATCAACGAGACCATCATGGTGTTGAGGAAGACGACGAGGAACTTCTTGTTGGAGAAGATCTTCTCATAGCCCTGCAGGGTGAAGACCTGCGGGATCCAGTCCGGCGGCATCTTCATCACCTCGATGTTCGGACGCACCGACACCGTGACCATCCAGGCCAGCGGGAAGAAGATCACGATGATGGCGAGGACGAGCAGCCCATAGGCGAGCGCGTTGAGCAGCCGCTCGCGATTCCGCTGGCCAAGATGATAGGGCGAGATCGTCTGTGGCAGCGTTGCCGTGCGTGTGCGCATGTCAGCTCACATTGCTCATGGTCCGGCGCACATAGATGGCGCTGACGGTGAAAAGGACGACGAACATCACCACGGCCTCCGCCGAGGCGTAGCCGAAGCGCAGCTTCTGGAAGCCGTCGAAATAGATCGCGCTGGCGAGCACCTCCGACGCATGCGCCGGGCCGCCGCCGGTCATCACGAAGACCGGATCGAAGGCGCGGAAACTCCAGATCGAGTCGAGCAGGACGATCGTGGTGATCACCCCGCGCAGCTGCGGCAGCGTGATGTGCCAGAACTGGCGCGGCAATGACGCGCCGTCGATCTCGGCGGCCTCGTAGAGCTGTTTCGGCACGGCTTGCAGGCCGGCGAGCAGCATCACCATGAAGAAGGGGAAGGCGCGCCAGACATTCATCGCCGTGACCGAGCCGAGCGCGGTCGAGGGATCGCCGAGCCAGGAGACCGAGGCGTTGGCATCGATCACGCCGACCGAGACGAGAAGCCCGTTGAAGACGCCGAAGGGCGCCAGCATCAAGACCCAGATCATGCCGGCGACCGTCGGCGCCAGCAGCCAGGGCACGATCAGCAATCCGCGCGCGAGTGTGCGGAACGTGTCGTTGATCTGCATGTTGAGCAGGAGCGCCAGCGCCAGGCCGATGGCGAGGTGGAGCACCACGCTGAACACCGTGAAGATCACGGTTTGGCCGAAGGACCTCCAGAACAGCGGGTCTTGCAGCAAGGCGGCATAGTTCCCGAAGCCGACCCAGGTCTCGCGCTGCAGGTTGCTGTCGTGGAAGCTCAATCGGATGACGTCGACGAGCGGGTAGATCAGCAGCGCGACCAGGATGAGCAAGGCCGGCCACAAGAACGAATAGGCCAGGATCTCCTCACGATATCGCCGCCTGAGCGAGAGCATCGTCCACCGACCGATGCCGGACCGGCCACCTGTACGGGACAGGTTGGCCGGCTTATGAGCTGTGACCAGGCGCGACGGCGGCGCGCCCGTGTGCAGGACTGTCACCTCGCACCTACTTGGCCGAGGCCAGGATCTTGGTCCACTCGGCCGCCGCGTCGTCGAGCGCCTGCTTGGCGGACTTCTTACCCTGCACGACGTTCTGCACCTCCGTCGTCATGATCTTGTTCATCTGGACGGCGTTGGGCATGACGAGGAAGGGCGACTCGGCATTGGAGCGGCCCATCTGGGTGACGAAGGCTTGGAACTCCTTGCGCTCCTTGAACCAATCCTGATTGGCGACATCGGTCCGGGCCGGGAAGGCGCCGGTGCCCTTGGCCCACATCTCGATGCCCCTGGGACCGGACATCCAGCTGATGAAGGCCCAGGCCGCGTCCTTGTCCTGCGCCTGGCTCGACAATGTGTTGAGCGAGCCGCGGACCATGGTGCCGGCCGCCTTGCCCGTCGGTAGCGGCGCGATCTCATAGTTCAGCTTGGGGTTGAGCTGCTTCTGGATCGCGATGCCCCAGGGCCCCTCGAGCATCATCGCGATATTGCCCGAGGCGAAATTGGCGCGCTTCTCCTTCTCGCCATTGCTGAGCACGCCGGGGACGGAGATCTTGTCCTTGTTGATGCGCTCGACATACCACTCGACCGCAGCCACGCCCTCGGGGCTGTTGAAGACGGCCTTGTTCGTGGTCGCGTCGATGAGCTTCGCGCCGGCCTGGAGCATGAGCGGGTAGATCTCATAGGTCATGTTCGTCGGTGGCTCACCCTGCAGCGTGCCGGTGATGGCGAACTGGCGCTTGTCGGGATTGGTGAGCTTGCGCGCCATCTCCGCGAACTCGTCCCAGGTCTTGGGAGGACCCGAGAGGCCAGCCGCCTTGAACAGATCGGTGTTCCAGAACAGCGCGACGGCGCCGCTCTCGACGGGCAGATAGAACTGTTTGCCGCGCCAGGCCTGATGGAAGGTCTTCGGGATGTTCTCCCAGAACTCCTTTGGCTCCTTCGCGATCCGCTCGTCGAGTGCATCGATCATGCCGAGATCGGCGAATTCCGCCACCCAATCGACCTGGACCATCAGCACGTCGGGCAGCTTCTTGGCCTGATGCTGGACGATGGCGCGATCGTGGAAGCCGGTGAAGGGCGCATCGACCGGCACGAGCTTGATGCCGGGATTGTCCTTCTCGAAGGCGGCCTTGAGTTCGGACATGAACTTCTCGCCGACCTCGGTGCCCTTCCACTGCCCCCAGCGGACCTCTTTCTGCTGAGCCTGGGACGAGGTCGGCAAGGTGAGCAGGGAAGCGAGTGTCATTGCCGCGAGCGCCAGCAATGATGACCTACGGTGCAGGTACATAAGCGTCCTCCTCGGTTTTTTGTTGGTCGTTTCCTCGGTGTTTTCTTTGAAGCTGGCGGCTTCGCTTTCTGCGGCCGCTCTTGTCGTCGTCGGTATCGCGCCGCCTTTTACTCCGCGGCAATCCTGTCGAGCGTGTCGGGCAAGGGCGGCGCGATCTTGGTCAGGCTGGTGTTGTCGCGGACGAGTTGCGAGGTGTCGCCGACATTCATCCAGGTGAACATGTTGCGGAACATGCCCTGCAGCGACGCCATGACCTCCTCGCCGACGGGCTCCGGCAGTGCCCAGAACCGCGCCTTCATCACCTTCCAGGCCTTCTTGCGCGTGTTGTAGAGGAATTGCAGGTCGTTCTCGCCTTGCTGCCGTTCATTGGCGTGATGGGCGAAAATGTAGTCCCGGATCTCGCCGGCAATCGCCTTCGGCAGCTTCGGATGGTCGA
Coding sequences:
- a CDS encoding arginase family protein yields the protein MRRPIVLIDAPSNLGLRPLRPGHVPGTWHAPEALARVGLDEALAPLRKVRLPRPAYEPEAQPGTRLRNGQSIRAFNLMLADAVSAAVGAGEFPVVVGGDCSILLGALAGGRRLGPLSLVHVDGHSDFRHPGNYDSAAMLGAVAGMDLALATGRGEALLTGWPDAPAPLVPDEQVVQIGEREGRDADFAWPDVNETAITRIDVFTAREIGVPSVIERTHNTLDRTGWPFWLHFDVDVLDQAIMPAVDTPGSPGIDPAELVVLLRSLIKDARCAGLTITIYDPTLDPQGTYARLVVSLLHNVFA
- a CDS encoding class I SAM-dependent methyltransferase; amino-acid sequence: MALDRADFYDAELRRHNEHFRAAVNAGIRDRVLDIGCGAGQTTREAARVAVEGSVVGVDVSAEMLDVARRRSAEEGLRNVGFEQGDAQVQAFPAAHFDLCISRFGVMFFGDPAAAFANIGRTMRPGARLVLMVWQSREHNEWATTIQRALAPGTIASAGAAFSLSDPAVATGILTTAGFASIGFAEVHEPVFYGPDVDAACDAVTGLGFAKEARAGVDAAAANKALQRLRALLNAHLAADGVLFGSRAWIITAHRTSQ
- a CDS encoding DUF2891 domain-containing protein, with amino-acid sequence MPTEPRELTAEIAERFARIALGHVGREYPNKPDHVLAGPQDARTPRELHPVFYGSFDWHSCVHSYWLLARVLRRFPDTAAATEITALFEAQFTAEKIAAECDYLAQPTARGFKRPYGWAWLLKLAAELSALPNRDWSVRLAPLAEAFAQRFRDFLPLATYPVRVGTHFNTAFGLRMAADYAQATQDAAFSALLRETGLRWYGEDADCPAWGEPSGDDFQSSALIEAECMRRLLAPEAFLPWLARFLPRIENHQPRTLFEPASVSDRSDGKIAHLDGLNLSRAWCWRSLAASLPADDPRRPMALEAAQRHLAAGLPHIAGDYMGEHWLATFALLALEAGEAPAG
- a CDS encoding SDR family NAD(P)-dependent oxidoreductase translates to MISDLKGKVVLVTGASTGIGAAVAKGFARHGAKVVVHYNASRDAAMAVLDEIKREGGDGLAVPGDVTKQEDVKALAARTMAHFGRIDVLINNAGGMLGRVVTTEMDDEHYDKVMRLNCWSVFSMTREVAPLMPSDGGSSIINVTSIAARNGGGGGAILYGASKGFVSAFTKGMARELVPSRIRVNAVAPGVIDTPFHERYSNAEQIEAMRRTVPMGRVGTSDDCVGAFLFLASGELSGYVTGQVLEVNGGQLMP
- a CDS encoding carbohydrate ABC transporter permease, encoding MRTRTATLPQTISPYHLGQRNRERLLNALAYGLLVLAIIVIFFPLAWMVTVSVRPNIEVMKMPPDWIPQVFTLQGYEKIFSNKKFLVVFLNTMMVSLMVTGLSLVLGAMAAYALARFKFIGQRAVLMFLITTQMFPLVLLCIPYFRIFITLGLYDTRTSLVIVYLTFTLPFCILMLRSYFLNIPRDIEEAAMVDGCSRLGAIFRTLIPMSYPAFIGAGLYTFLLAWNEFLFAVVLIESWENRVLTMAIYSLMAEFVTEWNTMMAFSVLASLPLVIAFIFLQRFMVQGMTAGALTS
- a CDS encoding carbohydrate ABC transporter permease gives rise to the protein MTVLHTGAPPSRLVTAHKPANLSRTGGRSGIGRWTMLSLRRRYREEILAYSFLWPALLILVALLIYPLVDVIRLSFHDSNLQRETWVGFGNYAALLQDPLFWRSFGQTVIFTVFSVVLHLAIGLALALLLNMQINDTFRTLARGLLIVPWLLAPTVAGMIWVLMLAPFGVFNGLLVSVGVIDANASVSWLGDPSTALGSVTAMNVWRAFPFFMVMLLAGLQAVPKQLYEAAEIDGASLPRQFWHITLPQLRGVITTIVLLDSIWSFRAFDPVFVMTGGGPAHASEVLASAIYFDGFQKLRFGYASAEAVVMFVVLFTVSAIYVRRTMSNVS
- a CDS encoding ABC transporter substrate-binding protein, whose protein sequence is MTLASLLTLPTSSQAQQKEVRWGQWKGTEVGEKFMSELKAAFEKDNPGIKLVPVDAPFTGFHDRAIVQHQAKKLPDVLMVQVDWVAEFADLGMIDALDERIAKEPKEFWENIPKTFHQAWRGKQFYLPVESGAVALFWNTDLFKAAGLSGPPKTWDEFAEMARKLTNPDKRQFAITGTLQGEPPTNMTYEIYPLMLQAGAKLIDATTNKAVFNSPEGVAAVEWYVERINKDKISVPGVLSNGEKEKRANFASGNIAMMLEGPWGIAIQKQLNPKLNYEIAPLPTGKAAGTMVRGSLNTLSSQAQDKDAAWAFISWMSGPRGIEMWAKGTGAFPARTDVANQDWFKERKEFQAFVTQMGRSNAESPFLVMPNAVQMNKIMTTEVQNVVQGKKSAKQALDDAAAEWTKILASAK